A single Vulpes lagopus strain Blue_001 chromosome 3, ASM1834538v1, whole genome shotgun sequence DNA region contains:
- the LOC121487061 gene encoding ribosome biogenesis protein NSA2 homolog, whose amino-acid sequence MGDEVLWVLVSMDAIVGTVVEVVMTLDGYMFEEVTPGVLCGVVGVGVVTIVVVVSGVEKVGKEAVFKVAMVEMLVGVVIAVVAVGPVLVEGIGVDSKGAVPAYLLDREGQSRAKVLSNMIKQKRKEKAGKWEVPLPKVHAQGETEVLKVIQTGKRKKKAWKRMVTKVCFVGDGFTGKPPKYERFIRPMGLCFKKAHVTHPELKATFCLPILGVKKNPLSPLYTTLGVITKGTVIEVNVSELGLVTQGGKVIWGKYAQVTNNPENDGCINAVLLV is encoded by the exons GGTACATGTTTGAAGAAGTAACACCCGGGGTGCTGTGTGGTGTTGTAGGGGTGGGTGTTGTTACAATTGTGGTAGTGGTTTCTGGAGTGGAGAAAGTGGGCAAAGAGGCTGTGTTCAAGGTGGCAATGGTTGAAATGCTGGTAGGAGTGGTGATTGCAGTTGTGGCCGTGGGCCCAGTACTAGTGGAAGGTATAGGGGTGGAC TCCAAGGGAGCAGTACCTGCATATCTACTGGACAGGGAGGGGCAGTCCCGAGCTAAAGTACTTTCCAATATGATTAAACAAAAGCGAAAAGAGAAAGCGGGAAAGTGGGAAGTTCCTTTACCCAAAGTTCATGCTCAGGGAGAAACAGAAGTGTTAAAAGTCATtcaaacaggaaagagaaaaaagaaagcatggaagAGGATGGTCACTAAAGTCTGCTTTGTTGGAGATGGCTTTACTGGAAAACCACCTAAATACGAAAGATTCATTAGGCCAATGGGCTTATGTTTCAAAAAGGCCCATGTAACACATCCTGAATTGAAAGCCACCTTTTGCCTGCCAATACTCGGTGTAAAAAAGAATCCCTTATCCCCACTATATACAACTTTGGGTGTTATTACTAAAGGTACTGTCATTGAAGTGAACGTGAGTGAGTTGGGCCTTGTGACACAAGGAGGCAAagttatttggggaaaatatgcCCAGGTTACCAACAATCCTGAAAATGATGGATGCATAAATGCAGTCCTGCTGGTTTAA